The following proteins are encoded in a genomic region of Cyclonatronum proteinivorum:
- a CDS encoding energy transducer TonB yields MSLNPLNRKPEANINHGYFVRIQLGLVVSMLLFVLIFKVNFSFEPSMDFEVVEREIVELEEIIQTEIIEAPPPPPRPPAPISVPDDIIMDDNLVDFDAFLDFDDAMASQPAPPPPPSDDEDEGEVFVIVEQMPELIGGMAELQRQIVYPEIARRAGIQGRVVVQFIIDEQGYVNDPFVVRSAGGGLDEAAIAAVQKVRFTPGMQRGRPVRVQYTLPVQFRLTQAD; encoded by the coding sequence ATGTCACTGAACCCTTTAAATAGAAAACCTGAAGCGAACATTAACCACGGTTATTTTGTGCGCATTCAGCTTGGTCTTGTTGTAAGCATGCTTCTGTTCGTACTGATTTTTAAAGTAAACTTCAGTTTTGAACCCAGCATGGATTTTGAAGTTGTAGAGCGTGAAATAGTTGAGCTCGAAGAAATTATTCAAACAGAAATAATCGAAGCCCCGCCACCGCCACCGCGTCCGCCGGCGCCGATTTCTGTACCGGATGACATTATCATGGATGACAACCTCGTCGATTTCGACGCCTTCCTTGATTTCGACGACGCCATGGCAAGTCAGCCGGCTCCTCCCCCGCCACCATCCGATGATGAAGACGAAGGCGAAGTTTTCGTAATTGTAGAACAAATGCCCGAGCTGATCGGCGGTATGGCTGAGCTCCAGCGCCAAATCGTCTATCCGGAAATCGCACGGCGTGCAGGTATCCAGGGTCGGGTTGTCGTTCAGTTTATTATCGACGAGCAAGGATATGTGAATGATCCCTTTGTAGTGCGCTCAGCCGGTGGCGGTCTCGACGAAGCAGCCATCGCAGCCGTTCAAAAAGTACGCTTCACCCCCGGCATGCAGCGCGGGCGTCCCGTACGCGTTCAATATACATTACCAGTTCAGTTCAGGCTAACACAAGCCGATTAA
- the truA gene encoding tRNA pseudouridine(38-40) synthase TruA has protein sequence MPRFRLTLAYNGSSFSGWQIQPNAPTVQAAVEKALGVALRQKVQVHGSGRTDAGVHANGQVAHFDFPRALSETERARLRKSLSGLLAPDVFVKELVPVHDSFHARFDADYRTYHYYFSDIHQPLFGQTTAFFPQLPHFDDMRRAASCIQGDLDCLSFTPFDPALPHHRCWFFESYFREADDYGRYCYVVTANRFLRNLVRSLVGTLIDVGSGKKTAEEFSALFRNPDRTKSGTTAPAKGLVLYKVGYDGHWKLP, from the coding sequence GTGCCGAGATTCAGACTTACGCTTGCCTATAACGGCTCATCCTTTTCGGGCTGGCAGATACAGCCGAATGCACCAACGGTTCAGGCGGCGGTTGAGAAGGCGCTGGGCGTAGCTTTGCGGCAGAAGGTGCAGGTACATGGTTCGGGACGCACAGACGCCGGAGTGCATGCCAACGGTCAGGTTGCGCATTTCGATTTTCCGCGTGCGCTGTCTGAAACGGAGCGCGCCCGGCTGCGAAAAAGCCTGAGCGGGCTGCTGGCGCCCGATGTGTTCGTGAAGGAGCTTGTGCCGGTGCATGACAGCTTCCATGCGCGGTTTGACGCCGATTACCGGACCTACCATTATTATTTTTCAGATATACATCAACCGCTGTTCGGACAGACAACGGCTTTTTTTCCGCAACTGCCCCATTTTGATGACATGCGCAGGGCGGCTTCCTGCATTCAGGGCGATCTTGACTGCCTTTCCTTTACCCCTTTTGATCCGGCTCTGCCACATCATCGCTGCTGGTTTTTCGAGTCTTATTTCCGGGAGGCGGATGACTACGGCCGCTATTGCTATGTTGTTACCGCAAACCGTTTTCTAAGGAATCTTGTGCGGTCACTTGTGGGCACGCTCATAGATGTTGGCAGCGGGAAGAAAACCGCTGAGGAATTCAGCGCACTTTTTCGGAATCCGGATCGTACAAAATCGGGTACGACGGCTCCGGCGAAGGGGCTTGTTTTGTACAAGGTGGGCTACGACGGGCACTGGAAGCTGCCGTAG
- a CDS encoding heme lyase CcmF/NrfE family subunit: protein MIGTIGSLSVIFAFLASLGAFVFYFFAAQKENKSLERTAHLLFGFHGAMMFLGSALLVYLLLTNQFQYFYVYNYTSSDLSNAYLWAAFYSGQEGSFMLWILSSFLVGLGLIRWTSDTYRAPVMFFMTLTHVFLTSMIIGVTVFGVHIGASPFRLTATEFAHLPVFINNPAFIPAEGSGLNDLLRSPWIIIHPPIIFLGFAMMAIPFAYALASLWKRKYHEWIYPAFPWTLGANLCLLVAIFLGGYWAYETLSFGGYWAWDPVENASLVPWILGTAGIHTMLIQKRSKIAHKASIIFAILAYVTIVYQTFLTRSGILGDSSVHSFVDLGLYNQLLFFILAVSLCGLILYLLRMRELPSPKNETPFFSREFFMFSGAMTLLLVSLVIILGTSAPIIGRLFVANPTPPQPQFYNDWTLPFAIAIAFLTVLTQYLWWNKFKDTESFAGVLITPTVSASVITVALIVVSGVTNILYMVYLFAAVFAIVGNGMIMFKLVKLHPKMIGGSVTHIGFAVLLIGFLGAAYDTPLLDRSTINYNAAVERGEIYDEDGFRVYQTMDVMKLDINVPKRVGDRYDVTFTHADITHDNRPGEQRYRIEFKDLRNGRTFTVNPVVYPMIANSSAGNMSWTVDPEVRMGLLRDIYVYVSGSSLVERENNRIEHQTTFQAVADILMNGYEQSLQSDIDNLIRLAPGSTRQLGQYSVRFERFINMSESELPENAIVGVRARLEITNLQTRQQMTVEPKYAILFEDGINSVLSPAVELEDFNFEVVFETIDTRTDEAHFRLVGIEELIEDEWIIVAIERKPLVSVVWLGTFLLMFGFSIAIYRRWDDQRKNFKRTQRLKKEQAGTDKKVASND, encoded by the coding sequence ATGATTGGAACAATCGGATCATTATCCGTTATTTTTGCTTTTCTGGCCTCTTTGGGGGCCTTTGTTTTTTATTTTTTTGCTGCACAAAAAGAGAATAAATCATTAGAGCGCACCGCGCACCTGCTTTTTGGCTTTCACGGGGCCATGATGTTTTTGGGCTCCGCTCTGCTGGTCTATCTGCTGCTGACCAATCAGTTTCAGTACTTTTATGTGTACAATTACACAAGCTCAGATCTGAGCAACGCCTATCTCTGGGCCGCTTTCTACAGCGGGCAGGAAGGAAGCTTCATGCTGTGGATCCTTTCTTCATTTTTGGTAGGCCTGGGACTCATCCGATGGACAAGCGACACCTATCGTGCGCCGGTTATGTTTTTCATGACCCTGACGCATGTTTTCCTGACTTCCATGATTATTGGGGTGACGGTTTTTGGCGTGCACATAGGCGCGTCCCCGTTCCGGCTTACTGCCACAGAGTTTGCCCATCTGCCGGTATTCATCAATAATCCCGCATTTATCCCGGCTGAAGGCAGCGGACTCAATGACCTGCTGCGCAGTCCGTGGATTATCATTCACCCGCCCATCATCTTCCTGGGCTTTGCCATGATGGCCATTCCGTTTGCCTACGCGCTGGCTTCGCTGTGGAAACGCAAATATCACGAGTGGATTTATCCGGCCTTTCCCTGGACCCTGGGTGCCAACCTTTGCCTGCTCGTTGCTATTTTCCTGGGCGGCTACTGGGCGTACGAAACCCTAAGCTTTGGCGGCTACTGGGCCTGGGACCCCGTTGAGAATGCGTCGCTTGTGCCGTGGATTCTCGGAACAGCGGGCATTCACACCATGCTTATTCAGAAGCGCAGCAAGATCGCGCACAAAGCGTCTATCATCTTTGCGATTCTCGCTTACGTCACCATTGTCTATCAGACCTTCCTGACGCGTTCCGGTATTTTGGGTGACTCTTCCGTACACAGCTTTGTTGATCTCGGGCTTTACAATCAGCTGCTGTTTTTCATTCTGGCAGTATCCCTTTGCGGGCTGATTCTGTACCTGCTGCGCATGCGTGAGCTTCCATCCCCGAAAAATGAAACGCCGTTTTTCTCAAGGGAATTTTTCATGTTTTCCGGTGCGATGACGCTGCTGCTCGTTTCCCTGGTTATTATTCTCGGAACAAGCGCGCCCATTATCGGACGCCTGTTTGTGGCCAACCCAACCCCGCCGCAGCCGCAGTTCTACAACGACTGGACGCTTCCCTTTGCCATAGCCATCGCATTCCTGACCGTGCTCACGCAGTACCTGTGGTGGAACAAATTTAAAGATACCGAGAGCTTTGCAGGGGTGCTGATTACGCCAACGGTGTCGGCTTCTGTGATCACCGTAGCGCTTATTGTGGTGTCCGGCGTGACCAACATCCTGTATATGGTCTATCTGTTTGCAGCTGTATTCGCTATCGTGGGCAATGGCATGATCATGTTCAAGCTTGTGAAGCTTCACCCCAAAATGATTGGCGGTTCTGTAACACACATTGGATTTGCCGTTTTGCTGATTGGCTTCCTTGGCGCGGCCTACGATACGCCACTGCTTGACCGGTCGACCATCAACTACAATGCTGCCGTTGAGCGCGGCGAAATTTATGATGAAGACGGCTTCCGCGTTTACCAAACGATGGATGTGATGAAGCTTGACATCAACGTGCCCAAGCGTGTAGGTGACCGCTACGATGTGACCTTTACACACGCCGATATTACGCACGACAACCGTCCCGGCGAACAGCGCTACCGCATTGAGTTCAAGGACCTGCGCAATGGCAGAACCTTCACGGTAAATCCGGTCGTTTATCCGATGATTGCAAACTCGTCAGCCGGTAACATGAGCTGGACGGTTGATCCAGAAGTGCGTATGGGATTGCTGCGTGATATTTACGTGTATGTCTCCGGCTCTTCGCTCGTAGAGCGGGAAAACAACCGGATTGAGCACCAAACGACCTTTCAGGCGGTGGCCGACATCCTTATGAACGGCTACGAACAGTCTCTGCAGAGTGATATTGACAACCTGATTCGTCTTGCCCCCGGCTCTACCCGTCAGCTCGGACAGTACAGCGTGCGGTTTGAGCGATTTATTAATATGTCAGAATCGGAGCTGCCTGAGAATGCCATCGTAGGCGTGCGGGCCCGTTTGGAGATCACCAACCTTCAGACGCGTCAGCAAATGACCGTTGAGCCCAAATACGCCATTCTTTTTGAAGACGGGATTAACTCCGTACTTAGCCCGGCCGTAGAGCTCGAAGACTTCAACTTTGAAGTGGTTTTTGAAACCATTGACACGCGAACCGATGAAGCGCACTTCCGCCTTGTGGGCATAGAAGAGCTCATCGAAGATGAGTGGATTATTGTTGCCATCGAACGCAAGCCGCTGGTTTCTGTCGTTTGGCTCGGAACATTCCTGCTCATGTTTGGTTTCTCTATTGCAATCTACCGCCGCTGGGATGATCAGCGCAAAAACTTCAAACGTACGCAGCGTTTGAAAAAAGAACAGGCCGGGACCGATAAAAAGGTCGCGTCCAACGACTAA
- a CDS encoding cytochrome c maturation protein CcmE domain-containing protein gives MKPRVIIGTVAIVLFTSLLMWNFGNSLGSYVGFEDAELSGNRVHVIGTWVPDKPHGFDNQRMVFNFYMEDNYGQVRRVSYNKPKPNNFEDAESLVVVGKMRNGVMLSDDMLVKCPSKYNDASNLEMVNL, from the coding sequence ATGAAACCCAGAGTTATTATCGGAACCGTTGCAATTGTCCTTTTTACATCCCTTTTGATGTGGAATTTTGGAAACAGTCTTGGAAGCTACGTCGGATTTGAAGACGCAGAGCTTTCAGGTAACCGCGTACATGTTATCGGTACCTGGGTACCCGACAAGCCGCATGGATTCGACAATCAGCGTATGGTCTTCAATTTTTATATGGAAGACAACTACGGACAGGTACGCCGGGTAAGCTACAACAAGCCAAAGCCCAACAATTTCGAAGACGCGGAAAGCCTGGTCGTCGTAGGCAAAATGAGAAATGGCGTAATGCTCAGTGATGACATGCTGGTTAAATGCCCGTCCAAATATAATGACGCGTCAAATCTCGAAATGGTTAACCTGTAG
- a CDS encoding CcmD family protein, which yields MNDIIVYSAADSLADPVYQNWAGADTATEANMFIQIMSSNDLIFVVLSVTLIIWFVLAYYLVRVDRKIDELEQKISASAPNTDASEKS from the coding sequence ATGAACGATATCATCGTGTACTCCGCAGCTGATTCACTGGCTGATCCTGTTTATCAAAACTGGGCCGGTGCGGATACCGCTACAGAAGCAAATATGTTTATTCAAATAATGTCATCAAATGACCTTATATTTGTGGTATTGTCAGTAACACTCATTATTTGGTTCGTGTTAGCCTACTATCTGGTTCGTGTTGATCGTAAGATTGATGAGCTGGAACAAAAAATATCAGCGTCAGCACCTAACACTGACGCTTCGGAAAAATCATAA
- the ccsA gene encoding cytochrome c biogenesis protein CcsA: MVLTWLTVVIAAAFLVNIPQIAILEETARNLIFHVPMWFTMFAAFAAGMVYSIRYLWSENPGDDLKAESASAIGVVFGICGLLTGMVWARFTWGAWWTFAEPKMNLSAIALLIYVAYFILRSSFDDPQLRARLSAVYNIFAASTIPFLMYVIPRQLPSLHPGADGNPAFSEFTAIELRIVFYPAILGFFALAYWMTNLRYRYRKAVLTLETRNTDL, encoded by the coding sequence TTGGTACTGACGTGGTTAACAGTTGTGATTGCAGCTGCGTTTCTCGTAAACATACCACAGATCGCCATTTTGGAAGAAACCGCGCGTAACCTGATTTTTCATGTACCCATGTGGTTTACCATGTTTGCGGCTTTCGCAGCCGGTATGGTGTACAGTATTCGTTATCTCTGGTCAGAAAATCCCGGTGACGATCTCAAAGCGGAATCGGCTTCCGCTATTGGGGTTGTTTTTGGTATTTGCGGACTGCTCACCGGAATGGTTTGGGCGCGGTTTACCTGGGGAGCCTGGTGGACATTTGCGGAACCCAAAATGAATCTGTCTGCCATCGCGCTGCTGATTTATGTGGCCTATTTCATCCTACGCTCTTCTTTCGATGATCCGCAGCTGCGCGCACGGCTTTCTGCGGTGTACAACATCTTTGCTGCTTCGACCATCCCATTCCTGATGTACGTCATTCCGCGTCAGCTCCCGAGTCTTCACCCCGGAGCCGACGGCAATCCTGCCTTTAGTGAGTTTACCGCGATTGAGCTGCGTATCGTTTTTTACCCGGCAATTTTGGGATTCTTCGCACTTGCCTACTGGATGACCAATCTTCGCTACCGCTACCGAAAAGCCGTACTGACTTTAGAAACAAGAAACACCGACCTTTAA
- a CDS encoding PH domain-containing protein, with translation MSAEKAVRYKTHRNYYHREFRKAAWQTLLFGYGFFQIRKLNKQLESTSYDVFNDRIVMKDPAQNVDTTIEIKDLTSVKCIHQPGHSKFGIADLALTTSTETVTMRGIENADQLEDVLIIAIEKEKRRKAMQERAKGDYNHFRVGGLENMNDLVGMWQQGLISDEDFEAEQRKNKNKPV, from the coding sequence ATGAGCGCTGAAAAGGCTGTCAGATACAAAACCCATCGCAACTATTATCACCGAGAATTTCGAAAAGCTGCCTGGCAAACCTTGCTTTTCGGGTACGGCTTCTTTCAGATTCGTAAGCTGAACAAACAGCTTGAATCAACTTCTTACGATGTCTTTAATGACAGAATTGTGATGAAGGACCCCGCGCAAAACGTGGACACAACCATCGAAATAAAAGATTTGACGTCTGTAAAGTGCATTCATCAGCCGGGTCACAGTAAGTTTGGTATAGCCGATCTTGCGCTTACGACCTCAACAGAGACCGTCACAATGAGGGGTATCGAAAATGCGGATCAGCTTGAAGATGTGCTTATCATTGCCATCGAAAAAGAAAAGCGCCGCAAAGCCATGCAGGAGCGGGCAAAAGGCGACTACAACCATTTCCGCGTTGGCGGACTCGAGAACATGAATGATCTTGTAGGGATGTGGCAGCAAGGACTCATCTCAGATGAAGATTTTGAAGCGGAGCAGCGCAAAAATAAGAACAAGCCTGTTTAG
- the dut gene encoding dUTP diphosphatase: MQSNSKHAVQVQLKRLPHNPDQSAPAYESAFAAGADLRACGGPFTLEPGEYQLIPTGFAIALPEGFEAQVRPRSGLAFRHGITVLNSPGTIDADYRGEIGVLLINHGKETVQLNHGDRIAQLIVSPVVKVLFEEWDELSATERGQGGFGSTGKG, translated from the coding sequence ATGCAAAGTAATTCGAAACATGCCGTGCAGGTGCAGCTCAAGCGGCTGCCCCACAATCCTGATCAGAGTGCGCCGGCTTATGAGTCAGCCTTTGCAGCCGGCGCCGATTTGCGCGCATGCGGCGGCCCCTTCACACTTGAGCCGGGGGAATATCAGCTCATTCCCACCGGTTTCGCTATTGCACTTCCTGAAGGGTTTGAAGCACAGGTACGCCCCCGAAGCGGCCTTGCTTTCAGGCACGGCATTACGGTCCTCAACAGTCCCGGTACGATTGACGCTGATTACCGTGGTGAAATCGGAGTACTGCTCATCAATCACGGAAAGGAAACGGTACAGCTTAATCACGGCGACCGCATTGCGCAGCTCATTGTGTCACCTGTTGTGAAGGTGTTGTTTGAAGAGTGGGATGAATTAAGCGCTACCGAAAGGGGGCAAGGGGGATTCGGCAGTACAGGGAAGGGGTAG
- a CDS encoding arsenate reductase family protein, with product MLTIVGIKNCSTIKKTLSWLDERETPYTFRDVKKSPLSEEELEDALSKVGIDTLMNKRGMMWRKLGLAGKDITDQELAEILLENQNMIKRPLVLAGDAAMVGFDEDALAGFIEEYA from the coding sequence ATGCTCACAATCGTAGGAATTAAGAATTGCAGTACCATCAAAAAAACGCTCAGCTGGCTGGATGAGAGAGAAACGCCTTACACATTCAGAGATGTCAAAAAGAGCCCGCTCAGCGAAGAAGAGCTGGAAGACGCACTGTCAAAAGTAGGCATTGATACGCTTATGAATAAGCGGGGGATGATGTGGCGCAAGCTTGGACTTGCCGGAAAAGACATAACGGATCAGGAGCTGGCCGAAATTCTGCTGGAAAATCAAAATATGATTAAGCGTCCGCTGGTGCTTGCCGGAGACGCAGCCATGGTTGGTTTTGATGAAGACGCCCTGGCGGGATTCATCGAAGAATATGCGTGA
- a CDS encoding acetyl-CoA carboxylase biotin carboxyl carrier protein subunit — MIIETTINKQSRTVEILDSGDKAIIDGKTHPFSFERLDATRYILRLGYQTHIISNITKNDNQLEYTVDGNWHTAAVKDEQMMLLDRMGFKVGGSASEGILKAPMPGKIVDILVKEGETVSEGQPVVILEAMKMENELKSPSEGRVKSISAAPGQSVEKNGVLLEIEPLG, encoded by the coding sequence ATGATTATAGAAACGACCATCAACAAACAATCCCGTACGGTTGAAATACTGGATTCAGGCGACAAAGCCATTATTGACGGAAAAACACATCCCTTCAGTTTCGAACGACTCGACGCAACCCGCTATATTTTGCGTCTCGGATATCAGACGCACATCATCAGCAACATCACCAAAAACGATAATCAGCTCGAGTATACGGTCGATGGCAACTGGCATACGGCCGCTGTAAAAGATGAGCAAATGATGTTGCTCGACCGCATGGGCTTTAAAGTAGGCGGCAGCGCCAGTGAAGGCATTCTGAAAGCACCTATGCCGGGTAAAATCGTGGATATTCTGGTCAAAGAAGGCGAGACCGTTTCCGAAGGGCAGCCTGTTGTGATTCTGGAAGCCATGAAGATGGAGAACGAGCTCAAGTCACCGTCCGAAGGTCGCGTGAAAAGCATTAGCGCGGCTCCCGGTCAATCGGTTGAAAAAAACGGCGTACTTCTGGAGATCGAGCCCCTTGGATAA
- the murA gene encoding UDP-N-acetylglucosamine 1-carboxyvinyltransferase: protein MDKFVIEGGVPLKGEIRISGSKNAALPLMAAALLADGKTTLRNIPALHDILTFNNVMRVTGARVEFEAASETLTIDPENIYYPEAPYELVRKMRASFYMLGALLGRGGYARVSLPGGCAWGPRPVDLHLEGMKAFGANIRLEEGYVVAELPEKANGLSGGQYKLSPSSVGATVNLLLATVKGTATAVIENAAKEPDVVQLCHFLTQMGANIDGIGTSTLRIQGVSSLKGVTFDNAPDRIETGTFMILAAMHPESQLTLTNTAPDDLGFFTDWFRKTGAEITIEGSSIHLKAPQTIQPVSVITEIYPGFPTDLQAQWATLMTQAEGESHVTDTIYPDRFSYVPELARLGANIKVRNNTAVIKGKTPLSGTSIMSTDLRASVSLVMAAMCASGRSEVLRVYHLDRGYARLEEKLNQAGARITRVNGDVEEA from the coding sequence TTGGATAAATTTGTGATTGAGGGCGGCGTACCGCTGAAGGGTGAAATCCGAATCAGTGGTTCAAAAAATGCCGCCCTTCCGCTTATGGCCGCCGCTTTACTTGCCGACGGGAAAACGACCCTGCGAAACATACCGGCCCTGCACGATATTCTTACCTTTAATAATGTGATGCGTGTTACGGGGGCACGGGTTGAATTCGAGGCCGCTTCTGAAACCCTGACCATCGATCCGGAGAATATTTACTATCCGGAGGCGCCGTACGAACTCGTGCGTAAAATGCGCGCTTCCTTTTATATGCTCGGTGCTTTACTTGGCCGTGGCGGATACGCGCGGGTTTCCCTGCCGGGCGGATGTGCCTGGGGGCCCCGGCCGGTTGACCTGCACCTTGAGGGTATGAAAGCCTTCGGGGCAAACATCCGGCTGGAAGAAGGGTATGTCGTTGCCGAACTGCCGGAAAAAGCGAACGGACTCAGCGGAGGGCAGTACAAACTGAGCCCTTCGAGCGTAGGCGCGACGGTCAACTTGTTGCTTGCTACCGTGAAAGGTACCGCAACTGCCGTTATTGAAAATGCGGCCAAAGAGCCTGATGTGGTACAGCTGTGTCATTTTCTTACCCAAATGGGAGCAAACATTGATGGAATCGGCACGTCCACCCTGCGCATTCAGGGCGTAAGCAGCCTGAAAGGCGTAACCTTTGACAATGCCCCTGACCGCATTGAAACGGGTACCTTCATGATTCTCGCGGCAATGCACCCTGAATCGCAGCTCACGCTCACCAATACGGCCCCCGACGACCTTGGCTTTTTCACCGACTGGTTCAGGAAAACCGGGGCAGAAATTACCATTGAAGGCAGCAGCATTCACCTTAAGGCCCCCCAAACCATTCAGCCGGTCTCCGTTATCACCGAAATCTACCCGGGCTTCCCGACCGACCTGCAGGCACAGTGGGCAACACTGATGACGCAGGCCGAAGGCGAGTCGCATGTTACGGATACCATCTACCCGGACCGTTTCAGCTATGTGCCCGAACTTGCGCGACTTGGCGCAAACATCAAAGTGCGCAACAACACCGCTGTGATTAAAGGCAAAACACCGCTGAGCGGTACTTCCATCATGAGCACCGACCTTCGGGCAAGCGTAAGCCTTGTGATGGCGGCTATGTGCGCAAGCGGACGCTCAGAAGTCCTGCGGGTCTATCATCTCGACCGCGGATACGCAAGGCTGGAAGAAAAACTCAATCAGGCAGGTGCCCGCATTACGCGTGTAAACGGCGATGTTGAAGAAGCCTGA